One window from the genome of Calliopsis andreniformis isolate RMS-2024a chromosome 12, iyCalAndr_principal, whole genome shotgun sequence encodes:
- the LOC143185733 gene encoding uncharacterized protein LOC143185733 isoform X1 → MANASAISLPRIEKSGSVYASSEDLITLRLNNNFDDIIEKIESLRLARDHEIGNRTDSLIDLFDRKTREPEFEQSTDNCQTNLNSQETTVHKRDNDSYDVDDGPNVSDRDSDDGKSVTDDNNESDSVDYEEKQLIERGPIKSSQSHLTNRESPYWTTSKQIPALKQNEMSFSTDETITEETLGDTEYRKNLNVCLYELKDAVKTASDSWSESKDQSALEACNSDNNYTFDPAILNDASKESLMELLEVLQPAQLSSSKYLSSPDATISGYDSHALSGSESRGSSPTCSLSSATCAEYPRTIPPNFICSPIGSPRVSNTMYRTQQISSSSSSNSPFYFSSSSNQSYSDSPSPHTTHQVPIASQIGERLDEDIENSFWNIRSSNGEVAEANKVNENIDTDLELIEEVLLKDLKKEEHVKKNSMNVLSCLNEFAREESLENSSIEQYLVRFDVTNSNVRSNCNGTVADVTNSMSKSNVSYQTYRNVPDSTVPRIEVTNPIPTDAIVPNYSNNGSPGIAQKGNWTTEPEIINTCSNSRQIFDFPSLFLDSPDFSSLSLHTGVTSNVDALSPPFDRCRIRSFDEFKPARQANVTNKLQNTKLLSPLASPRSQRRQNSDRNIMPWPSLNLPSVRASERLKQGLNPKEVEKAMSSLLKRSVEELAKQDEDGDTMLMCLVGNSEELAKKKAYLVPLVERLSTMKGALSIVNDHGEDALYLAALNCPQFPYVTGYLAATMVQKGIDVSQKLYHIRGDTLIHSIAEQGDSHGEVLAELLALKTKQGNPVFDLSKRNYDGKTALHVAIESHDPSVKGISSVATVQLLLKYGADPKIKGPKCGDTALHMAVSLGCDPTLVKVLLTTHSSGLVNATDYNQNTPLHLAAAVSDSVPLDRQREVCLLLVQAGGHTNISNRQGKTPLALVSVERKEVIRRIFYKRS, encoded by the exons ATGGCGAACGCAAGCGCGATATCTCTTCCTCGGATTGAGAAATCTGGATCGGTTTATGCATCCTCGGAAGATCTGATCACCCTTCGTTTGAATAATAACTTCGATGATATAATCGAGAAGATCGAGAGTCTTCGATTAGCGCGGGACCACGAAATCGGTAATCGAACCGATTCTTTGATCGATCTGTTCGATCGGAAGACGCGTGAGCCTGAGTTCGAACAGTCTACCGACAATTGCCAAACGAATCTTAATTCTCAGGAAACCACTGTGCATAAGCGAGACAATGATAGCTATGACGTTGATGATGGGCCGAATGTCAGTGATAGAGACAGTGACGATGGTAAAAGCGTCACTGATGATAATAATGAAAGTGATAGCGTGGACTATGAGGAAAAACAGTTAATCGAAAGAGGCCCTATAAAATCATCTCAGTCTCACTTGACTAATCGTGAATCACCTTACTGGACCACCAGCAAGCAGATTCCAGCTCTTAAGCAGAACGAAATGTCTTTTTCTACTGATGAAACAATTACTGAAGAAACTCTGGGGGATACAGAGTACAGAAAAAACCTAAATGTCTGCTTGTACGAATTGAAAGATGCTGTGAAGACCGCTAGCGACTCATGGAGCGAGAGTAAGGATCAGTCTGCTCTAGAAGCCTGCAATTCTGATAATAAT TATACTTTCGACCCCGCAATTCTAAACGACGCCAGCAAAGAGTCATTGATGGAACTCCTCGAAGTTTTGCAACCTGCACAGCTGTCAAGTAGCAAGTATCTCTCTTCTCCAGACGCAACAATATCTGGATATGATTCCCACGCTCTATCAGGGTCCGAAAGTCGTGGCTCTAGTCCCACTTGTTCGCTGTCTTCAGCGACCTGTGCAGAGTATCCGCGAACTATACCGCCTAACTTCATTTGCAGTCCAATTGGCTCACCTCGA GTTTCAAATACGATGTACAGGACGCAGCAAATCTCATCCTCCTCTTCTTCCAATTCTCCTTTTTATTTCTCCTCCTCCTCGAACCAGTCTTACAGCGACAGTCCAAGTCCCCATACGACTCACCAAGTGCCGATCGCTTCTCAGATTGGAGAGCGACTGGACGAAGATATTGAGAATTCCTTTTGGAATATTAGGTCGAGTAACGGTGAAGTCGCTGAAGCGAATAAAGTCAATGAAAATATTGATACCGATTTAGAACTAATTGAAGAAGTTCTTTTGAAAGATTTGAAGAAAGAAGAGCACGTGAAGAAAAATTCTATGAATGTATTGTCGTGCTTAAATGAATTCGCGCGCGAAGAGTCCCTTGAGAATTCCTCCATTGAGCAATACTTGGTTCGCTTCGACGTAACGAATTCTAATGTTCGGTCGAATTGTAATGGAACTGTCGCTGATGTTACAAATAGTATGTCTAAATCAAATGTTTCGTATCAGACCTATCGAAATGTCCCTGACAGTACTGTACCTCGTATCGAAGTGACAAACCCAATACCCACAGACGCCATCGTCCCGAATTACAGCAACAATGGATCGCCTGGTATCGCCCAGAAAGGTAATTGGACAACAGAGCCAGAAATAATCAACACGTGCAGTAATAGTCGTCAAATCTTTGATTTCCCCTCCTTATTTCTTGATTCTCCCGATTTTTCTTCATTATCATTGCATACTGGTGTCACCTCTAACGTGGACGCACTGTCTCCTCCCTTCGATCGATGTCGAATCCGAAGTTTCGACGAATTTAAGCCCGCTAGGCAAGCAAACGTCACTAATAAACTTCAAAATACGAAGCTGCTTAGCCCTTTGGCATCTCCTCGGTCTCAGCGACGTCA AAATTCAGATCGTAATATAATGCCTTGGCCCTCGTTAAATTTGCCGTCTGTTAGAGCTAGTGAAAGACTGAAGCAGGGGTTGAACCCGAAGGAAGTGGAGAAAGCGATGAGCAGTCTACTGAAACGATCGGTGGAGGAACTAGCAAAGCAGGATGAGGATGGGGATAC GATGCTGATGTGTTTGGTGGGAAATTCAGAGGAGCTTGCAAAGAAGAAGGCTTACTTGGTACCTCTAGTTGAACGATTGAGTACCATGAAGGGGGCTCTGTCAATAGTAAATGATCACGGAGAAGACGCTCTTTACTTAGCTGCTCTCAACTGTCCACAATTTCCCTATGTTACGGGATACCTAGCTGCAACAATGGTGCAGAAAGGAATCGACGTTAGCCAGAAATTGTATCATATTCGC GGCGACACATTAATACACTCCATCGCAGAACAAGGAGACAGTCATGGTGAGGTGCTCGCCGAACTGCTGGCTTTGAAAACGAAGCAAGGAAACCCAGTCTTCGACCTTTCCAAGCGCAACTATGATG GAAAAACCGCTCTCCACGTCGCGATAGAGTCACATGATCCATCAGTCAAGGGAATCTCTTCCGTTGCCACTGTTCAGCTGTTACTGAAGTACGGTGCAGATCCTAAAATCAAGGGACCAAAATGCGGCGATACCGCGCTGCACATGGCTGTATCTTTAGGTTGTGATCCCACCCTCGTAAAG GTATTGCTGACGACGCACTCCTCCGGTTTGGTGAATGCAACCGACTATAACCAGAACACACCCCTGCATTTGGCGGCGGCTGTTTCGGATAGCGTGCCTTTGGACAGACAACGAGAAGTCTGTCTGCTCTTGGTGCAAGCTGGAGGACATACGAATATATCCAATCGTCAGGGGAAAACGCCATTGGCGCTGGTCTCAGTGGAAAGAAAAGAAGTGATTAGAAGGATCTTTTACAAGAGATCTTGA
- the LOC143185735 gene encoding uncharacterized protein LOC143185735: MRTEVDLEDSLSYLSEELDALGIETVTINNDHTPTETLRDVSSNLVAASWKLIHKYRAQIRKYDQLNDLRCKTLNDNRILKSRVETLSKDLQRQQHSLSQVLEKERRARVEVERLGHEVKRLNNETIKLRKQLQSEKDQHQHQLRHVVQNEEKQRERLERSLGIQRIKKDGNVQGNSQEEKPNVYEKTICRLEENNSAMLREICCLREALSLCSTEENTREDETFLPT; encoded by the exons ATGCGTACTGAAGTAGATTTGGAAGACTCATTGTCATACCTATCTGAG GAATTGGATGCTTTAGGTATCGAGACAGTAACTATAAACAATGATCATACTCCGACCGAGACATTGCGTGATGTGTCTTCTAATTTGGTAGCTGCATCATGGAAATTGATACATAAATACAGGGCACAGATAAGAAAGTATGATCAGCTGAATGACTTACGTTGTAAGACTTTAAACGATAATCGTATACTTAag AGTCGTGTTGAAACATTGAGCAAGGATTTGCAAAGGCAGCAGCATAGTTTAAGCCAAGTTTtggaaaaagaaagaagagcAAGAGTAGAAGTTGAAAGATTGGGGCATGAAGTAAAGCGTTTAAATAATGAG ACAATCAAATTGAGGAAACAATTGCAGTCAGAAAAGGATCAACACCAACATCAACTTCGACATGTAGTACAGAATGAAGAAAAGCAGAGAGAACGTTTAGAAAGATCACTGGGAATACAAAGAATAAAGAAGGATGGAAACGTGCAAGGGAATTCCCAGGAGGAAAAGCCAAACGTTTATGAAAAAACTATCTGTCGATTGGAAGAGAATAATAGTGCTATGTTACGAGAGATTTGTTGCTTAAGAGAAGCACTATCTCTTTGCTCAACAGAAGAAAATACGCGTGAAGATGAAACGTTCCTACCGACATAA
- the LOC143185734 gene encoding uncharacterized protein LOC143185734, with product MKMKLRLVGFLALIVSVASNMGEQCKIHKETAITCNCIGNEEFFLPEGYNYENVTSLRIASCAIANLHFSSLTEATQITEIIVQNISERLIFELFLTSTKMKRLKLSNIQRIPSITHDTFRNMNSIESVEIEDTHIDYFKERFTDIAINNFSLINVSVQRFNGLNFSEKGGTLRIVNSRFQNVTDSLKAYFSRVEILRSTLHLQKPGHLSIEGDLVLIENCVFSNASANVVAADSITINATCADGKSSMRLSSSKIESVNNRLPTEIVYTKNKLISSDHFFNQNNTVCIAGNCKCPKSGSQSTKQTSAIITLFILALHLLSTIFVSMLPTLF from the exons ATGAAGATGAAGTTAAGATTAGTCGGCTTTCTAGCGCTTATCGTGTCGGTGGCAAGCAATATGGGTGAACAATGTAAAATTCATAAGGAAACAGCGATCACGTGCAATTGCATTGGTAACGAG GAATTTTTTCTACCAGAAGGATACAATTACGAAAATGTGACGAGTCTGCGAATTGCATCCTGCGCTATTGCGAACCTACACTTTTCCAGTTTGACAGAAGCGACTCAGATCACGGAGATCATCGTGCAAAACATCAGCGAGCGGTTGATCTTCGAACTGTTTTTGACGTCGACAAAAATGAAGCGGCTGAAGTTGTCGAACATCCAACGAATACCATCTATCACGCATGATACATTTCGGAATATGAATAGTATTGAAAGTGTCGAAATTGAGGATACGCACATTGACTATTTTAAAGAGCGTTTCACAGATATAGCGATAAATAATTTTTCGCTGATCAACGTCTCGGTACAACGTTTCAATGGACTGAATTTTTCCGAAAAGGGTGGAACGCTTCGCATAGTGAACAGTAGATTTCAAAATGTGACAGACTCTCTGAAAGCTTATTTCTCGAGAGTTGAGATTCTTCGATCTACGTTACACTTACAGAAGCCAGGACACCTATCGATTGAAGGTGATCTTGTTTTAATAGAGAACTGCGTCTTCTCAAACGCTAGCGCAAACGTGGTTGCTGCGGACAGTATAACGATCAACGCTACTTGTGCGGATGGGAAAAGCTCTATGCGATTGTCGTCAAGCAAGATCGAGAGCGTGAACAATCGACTGCCTACGGAAATAGTTTATACAAAAAATAAGCTCATATCTAGTGATCATTTCTTTAATCAAAATAACACAGTATGCATTGCTGGTAACTGCAAGTGCCCCAAAAGTGGTAGTCAAAGTACAAAACAAACATCAGCAATTATTACACTCTTCATACTTGCTTTACATTTACTATCCACGATCTTCGTGtcaatgctgccaacacttttCTAA
- the LOC143185733 gene encoding uncharacterized protein LOC143185733 isoform X2, translating into MANASAISLPRIEKSGSVYASSEDLITLRLNNNFDDIIEKIESLRLARDHEIGNRTDSLIDLFDRKTREPEFEQSTDNCQTNLNSQETTVHKRDNDSYDVDDGPNVSDRDSDDGKSVTDDNNESDSVDYEEKQLIERGPIKSSQSHLTNRESPYWTTSKQIPALKQNEMSFSTDETITEETLGDTEYRKNLNVCLYELKDAVKTASDSWSESKDQSALEACNSDNNYTFDPAILNDASKESLMELLEVLQPAQLSSSKYLSSPDATISGYDSHALSGSESRGSSPTCSLSSATCAEYPRTIPPNFICSPIGSPRVSNTMYRTQQISSSSSSNSPFYFSSSSNQSYSDSPSPHTTHQVPIASQIGERLDEDIENSFWNIRSSNGEVAEANKVNENIDTDLELIEEVLLKDLKKEEHVKKNSMNVLSCLNEFAREESLENSSIEQYLVRFDVTNSNVRSNCNGTVADVTNSMSKSNVSYQTYRNVPDSTVPRIEVTNPIPTDAIVPNYSNNGSPGIAQKGNWTTEPEIINTCSNSRQIFDFPSLFLDSPDFSSLSLHTGVTSNVDALSPPFDRCRIRSFDEFKPARQANVTNKLQNTKLLSPLASPRSQRRQNSDRNIMPWPSLNLPSVRASERLKQGLNPKEVEKAMSSLLKRSVEELAKQDEDGDTMLMCLVGNSEELAKKKAYLVPLVERLSTMKGALSIVNDHGEDALYLAALNCPQFPYVTGYLAATMVQKGIDVSQKLYHIRGDTLIHSIAEQGDSHGEVLAELLALKTKQGNPVFDLSKRNYDGKTALHVAIESHDPSVKGISSVATVQLLLKYGADPKIKGPKCGDTALHMAVSLGIADDALLRFGECNRL; encoded by the exons ATGGCGAACGCAAGCGCGATATCTCTTCCTCGGATTGAGAAATCTGGATCGGTTTATGCATCCTCGGAAGATCTGATCACCCTTCGTTTGAATAATAACTTCGATGATATAATCGAGAAGATCGAGAGTCTTCGATTAGCGCGGGACCACGAAATCGGTAATCGAACCGATTCTTTGATCGATCTGTTCGATCGGAAGACGCGTGAGCCTGAGTTCGAACAGTCTACCGACAATTGCCAAACGAATCTTAATTCTCAGGAAACCACTGTGCATAAGCGAGACAATGATAGCTATGACGTTGATGATGGGCCGAATGTCAGTGATAGAGACAGTGACGATGGTAAAAGCGTCACTGATGATAATAATGAAAGTGATAGCGTGGACTATGAGGAAAAACAGTTAATCGAAAGAGGCCCTATAAAATCATCTCAGTCTCACTTGACTAATCGTGAATCACCTTACTGGACCACCAGCAAGCAGATTCCAGCTCTTAAGCAGAACGAAATGTCTTTTTCTACTGATGAAACAATTACTGAAGAAACTCTGGGGGATACAGAGTACAGAAAAAACCTAAATGTCTGCTTGTACGAATTGAAAGATGCTGTGAAGACCGCTAGCGACTCATGGAGCGAGAGTAAGGATCAGTCTGCTCTAGAAGCCTGCAATTCTGATAATAAT TATACTTTCGACCCCGCAATTCTAAACGACGCCAGCAAAGAGTCATTGATGGAACTCCTCGAAGTTTTGCAACCTGCACAGCTGTCAAGTAGCAAGTATCTCTCTTCTCCAGACGCAACAATATCTGGATATGATTCCCACGCTCTATCAGGGTCCGAAAGTCGTGGCTCTAGTCCCACTTGTTCGCTGTCTTCAGCGACCTGTGCAGAGTATCCGCGAACTATACCGCCTAACTTCATTTGCAGTCCAATTGGCTCACCTCGA GTTTCAAATACGATGTACAGGACGCAGCAAATCTCATCCTCCTCTTCTTCCAATTCTCCTTTTTATTTCTCCTCCTCCTCGAACCAGTCTTACAGCGACAGTCCAAGTCCCCATACGACTCACCAAGTGCCGATCGCTTCTCAGATTGGAGAGCGACTGGACGAAGATATTGAGAATTCCTTTTGGAATATTAGGTCGAGTAACGGTGAAGTCGCTGAAGCGAATAAAGTCAATGAAAATATTGATACCGATTTAGAACTAATTGAAGAAGTTCTTTTGAAAGATTTGAAGAAAGAAGAGCACGTGAAGAAAAATTCTATGAATGTATTGTCGTGCTTAAATGAATTCGCGCGCGAAGAGTCCCTTGAGAATTCCTCCATTGAGCAATACTTGGTTCGCTTCGACGTAACGAATTCTAATGTTCGGTCGAATTGTAATGGAACTGTCGCTGATGTTACAAATAGTATGTCTAAATCAAATGTTTCGTATCAGACCTATCGAAATGTCCCTGACAGTACTGTACCTCGTATCGAAGTGACAAACCCAATACCCACAGACGCCATCGTCCCGAATTACAGCAACAATGGATCGCCTGGTATCGCCCAGAAAGGTAATTGGACAACAGAGCCAGAAATAATCAACACGTGCAGTAATAGTCGTCAAATCTTTGATTTCCCCTCCTTATTTCTTGATTCTCCCGATTTTTCTTCATTATCATTGCATACTGGTGTCACCTCTAACGTGGACGCACTGTCTCCTCCCTTCGATCGATGTCGAATCCGAAGTTTCGACGAATTTAAGCCCGCTAGGCAAGCAAACGTCACTAATAAACTTCAAAATACGAAGCTGCTTAGCCCTTTGGCATCTCCTCGGTCTCAGCGACGTCA AAATTCAGATCGTAATATAATGCCTTGGCCCTCGTTAAATTTGCCGTCTGTTAGAGCTAGTGAAAGACTGAAGCAGGGGTTGAACCCGAAGGAAGTGGAGAAAGCGATGAGCAGTCTACTGAAACGATCGGTGGAGGAACTAGCAAAGCAGGATGAGGATGGGGATAC GATGCTGATGTGTTTGGTGGGAAATTCAGAGGAGCTTGCAAAGAAGAAGGCTTACTTGGTACCTCTAGTTGAACGATTGAGTACCATGAAGGGGGCTCTGTCAATAGTAAATGATCACGGAGAAGACGCTCTTTACTTAGCTGCTCTCAACTGTCCACAATTTCCCTATGTTACGGGATACCTAGCTGCAACAATGGTGCAGAAAGGAATCGACGTTAGCCAGAAATTGTATCATATTCGC GGCGACACATTAATACACTCCATCGCAGAACAAGGAGACAGTCATGGTGAGGTGCTCGCCGAACTGCTGGCTTTGAAAACGAAGCAAGGAAACCCAGTCTTCGACCTTTCCAAGCGCAACTATGATG GAAAAACCGCTCTCCACGTCGCGATAGAGTCACATGATCCATCAGTCAAGGGAATCTCTTCCGTTGCCACTGTTCAGCTGTTACTGAAGTACGGTGCAGATCCTAAAATCAAGGGACCAAAATGCGGCGATACCGCGCTGCACATGGCTGTATCTTTAG GTATTGCTGACGACGCACTCCTCCGGTTTGGTGAATGCAACCGACTATAA